A section of the Corynebacterium auris genome encodes:
- a CDS encoding VWA domain-containing protein has protein sequence MTRLWTILGAALGVVALTGCSLGEDLGAGGPAGAPNSGELTIVAATVLSDLTGLSDQAAEDLGFGITLEFPGGTLDNSQALSRGQFDGEVDATWFATNRYVHLIGASDKLADETKIASSPVAFGVWEETAKELGWDAQQPTWADFAQAAQEGKFTFGMTDPSASNSGFSALVSVATAVADTGQAVGPADVERVSPTLAALFHAQSLVSGSSGWLAEAFASEADRADAIVNYESTLHQLRDQGHPISVIVPSDGVITADYPLSTLANPAHPDAADKVKAFADWLIEHQEDIALTYRRPVEAVDTLAAEIEAQQVIELPFPANQGVVDDLLLAYNNEYRQPGTTTFVLDTSGSMVGERMESLRAIMLSLVDGSASTLIGDVSFRDRESVTFLPFSDEPREPFTVEFDRDNPKVITEVKAYLHVQTPIGSTAMYSALLDALEATDTSQGIPSIVLLSDGEANVGPNYSQFEAAYQRLPAEKRRIPVFVILYGEANRKEMEKLAGLTGGAVFDALGGDLEAAFKEIRGYQ, from the coding sequence ATGACACGATTGTGGACGATTCTCGGGGCGGCGTTGGGCGTGGTAGCGCTCACCGGGTGCTCCCTCGGTGAAGACCTCGGTGCGGGCGGACCCGCCGGGGCCCCAAACTCGGGCGAACTGACCATCGTCGCTGCTACCGTGCTGAGCGACCTGACGGGCCTGTCCGACCAAGCGGCCGAGGACCTCGGCTTCGGCATAACGCTCGAGTTTCCCGGCGGCACGCTGGACAATTCGCAGGCGCTGAGCCGCGGGCAGTTCGATGGGGAAGTGGACGCCACCTGGTTTGCCACCAACCGCTACGTGCACCTCATCGGCGCGTCGGACAAACTGGCGGACGAGACGAAGATCGCCTCCAGCCCCGTCGCGTTCGGGGTGTGGGAGGAGACGGCGAAAGAGCTCGGCTGGGACGCGCAGCAGCCGACGTGGGCGGACTTCGCGCAGGCGGCGCAGGAGGGGAAGTTCACCTTCGGCATGACGGACCCCTCGGCCTCGAACTCCGGTTTTTCGGCACTTGTGTCGGTGGCCACCGCCGTCGCGGATACCGGCCAAGCCGTGGGACCGGCCGATGTTGAGCGGGTTAGCCCGACCCTGGCCGCGCTGTTCCACGCGCAGTCGTTGGTCTCGGGCTCCTCGGGTTGGCTCGCGGAGGCTTTTGCCAGCGAGGCGGACCGCGCGGACGCGATTGTCAACTACGAGTCGACGCTGCACCAGCTGCGCGACCAAGGCCACCCGATCTCCGTCATCGTGCCTTCCGACGGCGTGATCACCGCCGATTATCCCTTGTCCACCTTGGCGAACCCCGCTCACCCGGACGCCGCCGACAAAGTCAAAGCCTTCGCGGACTGGCTTATCGAGCACCAAGAAGACATCGCGCTGACGTACCGCCGCCCGGTGGAAGCCGTAGACACTCTCGCAGCGGAGATTGAAGCCCAGCAGGTCATTGAGCTTCCCTTTCCTGCGAATCAGGGCGTGGTCGACGACCTGCTCCTCGCGTACAACAACGAGTACCGCCAGCCGGGTACTACCACCTTCGTCCTCGACACCTCGGGCTCGATGGTGGGCGAGCGCATGGAGTCGCTGCGCGCGATCATGCTGTCGCTTGTCGACGGCTCCGCGTCCACCCTCATCGGCGACGTCTCTTTCCGCGACCGCGAGTCGGTGACCTTCCTGCCGTTTAGCGACGAACCGCGCGAGCCGTTCACCGTGGAGTTCGACCGCGACAACCCGAAGGTGATCACCGAGGTCAAAGCCTATTTGCACGTCCAGACGCCGATCGGATCGACCGCGATGTACTCGGCGCTTTTGGACGCTCTCGAGGCGACGGACACCTCCCAGGGCATCCCATCGATCGTCCTGCTTAGCGACGGCGAAGCGAATGTCGGCCCGAACTATTCTCAATTCGAGGCCGCCTACCAACGCCTGCCCGCCGAGAAGCGACGGATCCCCGTCTTCGTCATCCTGTACGGCGAGGCCAACCGCAAAGAGATGGAGAAGCTTGCCGGGCTAACCGGTGGCGCGGTGTTCGACGCCTTGGGCGGCGACTTGGAGGCGGCCTTTAAGGAGATTCGTGGCTACCAGTAA
- a CDS encoding Trm112 family protein, with product MSLDPTLLEILVCPQDKGPLVYDEDAQLLINERLGVAYRIEDGIPVLLSSEAQPHPK from the coding sequence ATGAGCCTAGATCCGACGTTGCTGGAGATCCTCGTCTGTCCGCAGGACAAAGGCCCGCTGGTCTACGACGAGGACGCGCAGCTGCTCATCAACGAGCGGCTGGGCGTCGCCTACCGCATCGAGGACGGCATTCCGGTGCTTTTGAGCAGCGAGGCCCAACCCCACCCGAAGTAG